In the genome of Methanomassiliicoccales archaeon, the window GTCAGCTACCCACGATTAATATCGTGGGCTTGCACTTCCAGTTTTCGTTTGGCGGTTGGTTCCGCGAAGGACGCCCATTTCTGGGAACGGAGCGCATTCGGTCGGCTGACTCCTGCCTGCAAGGCAGGGTGGCATCTGCCACGGCGGCCTACTCCATCGGGAGCGTTCCAATGCCTTTCCAGCAGACCGTTGCCAGTCCCGTGCCCGATGGAGCGATGTGTACGCCACGGTCATTCGGGCATTTGAACTTTATCGCCATTCATCCCACGACTGAAGTTCGTGGGTTTTCTGGCGACATACTTATAAAATCGTTCCCTGACGTGGTCCAGGAAGTACGAAGTGGCCGTACCAATGGCAAGTAGATGCTTAGGTCAGGTGCTTGCGCAGCGTCTCCACCAGTTTCTCTAGCGTCGGCACGCCCCCGTAGAACTCGAGCTTATTGTTCACGAAGAGCGCGGGGGCGATGGCGGCGCCGTACTTCATGAACAGCGGTGTCACTTCCTTCATCCAGGCATAGCGGTCCGGGGTCATCATGGCCTCCGTGGCGTGCACGACATCCAGCTGAGCTTCCACGCCCAGCTGCGCCAGCGCCTCCTTGATCCGTTCCAGATACTGCTTGTCGAAGGTGGCGAAGCGGGGATTGCAGCAAGCGAACGACAGCAAGGTCAACTTCAGCTTCTCAGGCATAGAGGTGCCCTCCGATCTTCCTCAGGCTGTCCACACCGTAGACGTCGCTCTCGAAAAGCGGCACCTGGCGTTTGATCAAGCTGCCGAACCTCTCGTCGATCTCTACGAGGTACATTTCCTGCGTCGCCCTCCGCCGCTCCAGGAACCAGTTGCCCTGGAGCACCTCCGGGGGAATGACCTCGTTGATGATGAGCGCTGGCACGTGGATTCCGAACTTGCCCAGGTCCTCGACCGCCCGGGCCGTTTCCTCGATAGGCATCTTCTCCGGCAGGAGCACCAGGTTGAAGGCGGAGATGCTCTGGTCCGCCAGCCCCTTGATGGCGTTGTCGTAGCGTTCCTTCTCCTTGTTCAGGTCCTGAATCATCCCCTCGTCGTATACGAAGCCCAAGGCCTCGGAGAGCTCTCGGCGGTGGGTTATCTGATTGGCCAGATATCCAGACCAATCGAAGGGCATGCTCAGCTCGCGAAGGGTGTGGCCGGTGGGAGCGGTGTCGAAGACCAGCTTGTCGTGCTCCGTGTCCTGCATGAAGCTGACGAATTGGTCGAAGGCGGCGATCTCCTCCGTGCACGGCGTGCTGAGAAGTTCGCTGCCGAAGAGGGTCGAGAATCCCTCCATCATGCCGGTCATCCTTGACTGGAACATGCCCATCGCCTTCTTGGGGTTGATGTTCAGTCCGGAAAGATTGCAGCCGCATTTGATCGGGGTTATCTCCGTTTCGCTTATCTGCTGCTGGAAGGTGACCGACAGTGATACGGTTGGATCGGTGGCCACGATGAGCGTCTTGTAACCCTGGTCCGCCAGCCAGATGGCGGTGGCGGCGGCCATGGTGGTCTTGCCCACCCCTCCCTTGCCCCCGAAGAACAGGAAGCGCTTCTCCGTGGCGATGTCTCGCATCAAGTTGTCCGTCATTCACCTCGCTCCGGAGAGGCGTATCGAATCCCCCCGCTCATAATCGTTCCCATATGCGCTTCGCTTGCCCGATGGCGTAAGCCTTATCTCGCCCACAATGCGATGGCCACGGGAGCGGTATCATGCCAGAGGACGACATCGTTTCCCTTTCCCACGTCAGCAAATCCTATCGCAGCGTGGAGGCGCTGAAGGACGTATCCTTTTCAATCAAGCGGGGTGAGATATTCGGCTACATCGGCCCTAACGGAGCGGGGAAGACCACCACCATCCGCATCATGATCGGCCTCCTGGGGCGATATCAAGGAAGCGTTTCGATAAACGGGATACCGTTGGCCGGCAACAAGGACAAGGTCAATCTGATGCTCGGCTATCTGCCGCAGAGGGCCGCCTTCCAGGAATGGAGGACGGTGGACCAAGCGCTCAGCACTTTCGGAAGGCTATCCGGCATTCCGAAGACCGAGGTCAATTCCAGGATCGCTTCCACTTTGGATCGTCTAGGCATCGCAGAATACCGCTACCGGAAAGTTACCGCTTTGTCCGGAGGAACGCTACAGAAGGTGGGCATGGCGCAAGCCATCCTGCACGACCCGGAGCTTCTGGTCCTGGATGAGCCAGTGGCCGGCCTGGACCCGGAGAGCCGCTACGCCTTCAAACAGCTGTTCCGCGACCTGAGGAAGGAAGGGCGGACCATCATCTTCTCCTCGCATATCCTCAGCGACATAGAGGACCTGGCGGATCGGATCGGCGTACTGAGCGCCGGAAGGCTGGTGCATGTGGGCACGGTGGACGAACTCAAGCGCCAAGTGATTATGGGGAAACAGGTGTTCTTGGAACTGGCTGGTGGCCCGACCTGGGAGACGGTCGCAGAGTCGCTTCCAGGCGTCCGTTCATGGGAGCATCTGCAGGGCGATCGCTACCTTCTTCGATTAGAGGAGCAGGTGGACGTGGATGCGATCATTCACGAGCTCATGACCCAGCTGATAGCCAAAGGCTTCCGCATCCGAGGCATATATCCCGTGCAGCCGTCGCTGGAACAGCTCTATGTGAGCTACCTGCAGCAGGGGGTGAGCCTGTGAGCCTGGGCATCCTTTTCCGGGATGAACTGAACGGCTTCTACCGCTCTAAGGTCATGCTGTTCCTTTGGGTGGGGCTTCCTTTGTTGGGCCTGTTCTTATACTATGCCCAACCGTCGGCCGGACAGACGCCCCTGTCATCGTTCATCGCACTGGTCGTCTCAGCCATCGGAGGAACCCTCTCCTCGGTGATGCTGGCTGTGACAATCATCAACGAGAAGGAGCGCAAGGTGTACGACCTCTTCGTCATCCGGCCAATCAAGCGCTGGGATATCATCATCTCCAAGTTCCTGGCCGTGTTCTTGTGCGTGGTGGTGGCGGCCACCATTGCCATCCTGCTCGGCCTGGCCGTGGACACGGTGAGAATGGGTGCTCTGCCCTCGAACTTCGTTGGCGACCTGCTCTCATCCTTCGCCATCACTCTGGGGATGATTGGCATCTCCTCGAGCGCGAGCGCGCTCATCGGCATCGCCTCGCCCTCGGTGCTGGTGGGTGTGATAGCGGTGCTCTATGGATCGAACCAGCTTTCTGCGGCGGTCATCCTGCCCGTGCTTCTCATGAATGCCAGCACACTGCTGACCCTCGGAGCGAGCCTCCTGATAACCGGAGTGCTGCTGGTGCTCGCCTGCGTTTATTTCGAGAGGAAGCAGCTCTAGACCGGGGCGACCAGAGCATCTTCGAAGAACGAGAAGGTGGGCGGTAGATCGCCATTCGTCAAGCCTAGATGAAGGACTTGAACGCCTCTTTCGTTGCGCCGCAGAAGGGGCATTTGTCCGGGCCCTCGCCCTCTCCGGTGTAGCCGCATACCTCGCACACGTGCACCTTCACTTGCTTCCAGTCCTTGCCCGAGTCCACCAGCTGCTTCGCCTCTTTGAACAGCTTCTGGTGTATCTTCTCGGTGTTCCAGGCGTAGGTGAAGGAGAGCTGAGCCGTCTTTTCGCCCTGCATCTTGGCCACTTCCAGGTAGGCAGGATACATCTCTTCGATCTCGAACGTCTCTCCGTCCACACCGAACTGCAGGTTTTGAGAAGTGCTCCCAACGCCCATCGGGGCCTCTCCCACGGCGGCGGCGGGCCTAAGGGGCATGCGGGTCAGGTGATTGGTGGCGTGCACCTGCTCTGCGAAGGCGATGGCCCGGAACAGCCTGCCCACCTGTTTAAAACCTTCCTTGTCTGCCACTCCAGCATAGACGTTGTAGCGCATGTGCGCCATCGATTCGCCCGAGAACGCGTTGTGCAGGTTCGCTTCCGTCATCGGATGCATGCTTCTCACTCCTCATTTGGGCCTGAGAGAACATCCCCTCTAACTAGATATCGATAGGAGCCATCGATGGTCCTGCCCTTCACCCGCTACTTGGGGCGGGTGGCGAAGGCCACCACGGCTATCGCTCCAAGGAAGATGAGGAAGACCGCGATCAGCACCGGCACGTTGTTCGGCAGCAGGTCGTTGGTGATGAGCAACATCCCCAGCACCGCCATGATGCCTCCCCAGGTGAGGGTATATATCATCCCCGAGCGAACATCGCGGCCAGGCGTGCGGGGCAGCGTGCCCAGGAAAATGACGTACGCACCCAAGGCGATCATGAAAATGGGCAGGGCGTACCAGAACTTGTTGATGGAATAGCCTATCAGGATCGAGACCGCCAATGCGATGAGCACGTAGCCGGCGGTTAGACCGGTCAGATTCCTCCTTCTCGTGGAAACGGCCAAATTCGCCACCTACGCAGGTATTTCTCTTTCCCGCTCTTAATCCTAATCCCGTCTTGGACCCCTGCAGGGTTCAAGAGGGGCGGATGCGGATGGGCATGCGTAGGCCGTTCACGCTCACCGACTCCACGAACATGTAGGCGAGGGTGAACGCGAAGTAAGGGATGAGGTAGACCCAGCCGAAGACTCCCAACAGCACCATGATCACCAATGCGATGTCGCTGAACGGCCGATAGGTGAGGAACGATTCCATCGTTCCGCGCAACTCCCATCTGTGCGCCAGTTCGTCCATCACCTCGTCCACGAATCCAGCCAGCAAGAAACCCACGATAGGGAACAGCAGCAGGATCACATCATACTGGCTGAAGAACAGCAGGAACGAGCCTACCGCCACCAGCGCACCGATGACGAAGGCCAGGTTGTCCATCTTCTTGGCCATGAACAGGCTGATGAGCATGGCGATGAAGAAGGCGGTGGAGAACGGGCTGTCCGCGGCCATGAGGAAGCCCATGACCACTCCGGCCAGGATCGCGAGCAGATTGGCGCTGCGCCGGTCGAAGCTGTGCTCATCGTAGGCTTGGTCGATGAACTTGA includes:
- a CDS encoding thioredoxin family protein, producing MPEKLKLTLLSFACCNPRFATFDKQYLERIKEALAQLGVEAQLDVVHATEAMMTPDRYAWMKEVTPLFMKYGAAIAPALFVNNKLEFYGGVPTLEKLVETLRKHLT
- a CDS encoding ArsA family ATPase, with product MTDNLMRDIATEKRFLFFGGKGGVGKTTMAAATAIWLADQGYKTLIVATDPTVSLSVTFQQQISETEITPIKCGCNLSGLNINPKKAMGMFQSRMTGMMEGFSTLFGSELLSTPCTEEIAAFDQFVSFMQDTEHDKLVFDTAPTGHTLRELSMPFDWSGYLANQITHRRELSEALGFVYDEGMIQDLNKEKERYDNAIKGLADQSISAFNLVLLPEKMPIEETARAVEDLGKFGIHVPALIINEVIPPEVLQGNWFLERRRATQEMYLVEIDERFGSLIKRQVPLFESDVYGVDSLRKIGGHLYA
- a CDS encoding ABC transporter ATP-binding protein; translated protein: MPEDDIVSLSHVSKSYRSVEALKDVSFSIKRGEIFGYIGPNGAGKTTTIRIMIGLLGRYQGSVSINGIPLAGNKDKVNLMLGYLPQRAAFQEWRTVDQALSTFGRLSGIPKTEVNSRIASTLDRLGIAEYRYRKVTALSGGTLQKVGMAQAILHDPELLVLDEPVAGLDPESRYAFKQLFRDLRKEGRTIIFSSHILSDIEDLADRIGVLSAGRLVHVGTVDELKRQVIMGKQVFLELAGGPTWETVAESLPGVRSWEHLQGDRYLLRLEEQVDVDAIIHELMTQLIAKGFRIRGIYPVQPSLEQLYVSYLQQGVSL
- a CDS encoding rubrerythrin family protein encodes the protein MHPMTEANLHNAFSGESMAHMRYNVYAGVADKEGFKQVGRLFRAIAFAEQVHATNHLTRMPLRPAAAVGEAPMGVGSTSQNLQFGVDGETFEIEEMYPAYLEVAKMQGEKTAQLSFTYAWNTEKIHQKLFKEAKQLVDSGKDWKQVKVHVCEVCGYTGEGEGPDKCPFCGATKEAFKSFI